One window of the Trifolium pratense cultivar HEN17-A07 linkage group LG2, ARS_RC_1.1, whole genome shotgun sequence genome contains the following:
- the LOC123910585 gene encoding zinc finger protein ZPR1 homolog, with protein sequence MVEALFGAPLSNCETFQSFESLCMHCGENGTTNSFITSIPHFRKIWLSAFDCPHCCNKNNEVMYVDEIPTRCCSYTLKISSGNPEMLNRQVVKSEHATIKIPELDFEIQSEARRGSLSTVEGILMRAADELQERCKNVAPETAEAIDQFLVKLRACCAGESSFTFVLDDPAGNSFVENPFAPSSDPSMTIKFYDRTPEKQASLGYQVTQIGGTPDEALTEVSNQVKGEPHGSVGAAAGHRAIAQSNSAEIAEALFRYSTPEEVMTFPTTCYAGCAGGCETRMFEIDIPYFKKGIIMAFTCDVCGYRNSELKAGGGFAEKGKKMTLHVKNVNDLNRDVIKSDTASVQVPELDLELASGTLGGVVTTVEGLIKKISESLERVHGFTFGDSLDEHSRSKWLDFGARLNKLLSLEKPWTLILDDALANSFIAPATDDLKDDKQLMFEEYERTWEQDEELGLHDMDTSSADAAYESANTSSSE encoded by the exons ATGGTTGAAGCACTTTTTGGCGCCCCTCTCTCTAACTGCGAAACCTTTCAAAGCTTTGAAAGCTTATGCATGCATTGCGGCGAAAAC GGCACTACAAATTCCTTCATCACTTCCATTCCTCACTTCAGAAAG ATTTGGTTGTCCGCTTTCGATTGTCCTCATTGTTGCAACAA GAATAATGAAGTAATGTATGTTGACGAAATTCCAACTCGTTGTTGCTCTTACACCTTGAAGATCTCATCAGGCAATCCAGAG ATGCTCAACAGACAAGTGGTAAAATCAGAACATGCTACCATCAAG ATACCGGAGTTGGATTTTGAGATTCAATCAGAGGCTCGGCGTGGCAGTCTGTCAacg GTAGAAGGGATACTGATGCGAGCTGCTGATGAACTTCAAGAACGATGCAAG AATGTTGCTCCGGAGACAGCTGAAGCAATAGATCAATTTTTGGTGAAGTTGCGAGCCTGTTGCGCAGGAGAATCATCATTTACATTTGTTCTTGACGATCCTGCTGGAAATAGCTTTGTTGAAAATCC GTTTGCTCCGTCATCTGATCCGTCAATGacaataaaattttatgatCGAACTCCTGAGAAACAAGCATCATTGGGATATCAAGTTACACAAATTGGAGGAACTCCAGATGAAGCACTAACAGAAGTTTCCAACCAAGTGAAGGGAGAACCACACGGGTCTGTAGGGGCAGCAGCAGGTCACCGAGCCATTGCACAGAGTAATAGTGCAGAGATTGCAGAAGCCTTATTTCGATATAGTACACCAGAAGAG GTGATGACTTTCCCAACAACTTGTTATGCTGGTTGTGCCGGTGGATGTGAAACTCGAATGTTTGAAATTG ATATTCCGTACTTCAAAAAAGGAATCATTATGGCATTCACTTGCGATGTTTGTGGTTACCGAAACTCTGAG TTGAAAGCGGGTGGGGGGTTTGCAGAGAAAGGAAAAAAGATGACTCTTCATGTGAAAAATGTTAACGACCTAAACCGTGATGTAATAAAG TCTGATACAGCTAGCGTACAAGTGCCTGAACTTGACTTGGAGTTGGCAAGTGGCACTTTAGGAGGAGTTGTTACAACTGTTGAaggtttaattaaaaaaattagtgaaa GTCTTGAGAGGGTCCATGGGTTTACTTTTGGAGACAGTCTTGATGAACATAGTAGAAGCAAGTGGCTTGACTTTGGGGCCAGGCTGAACAAG CTTCTTAGCTTGGAAAAACCTTGGACTTTAATTCTTGATGATGCATTGGCAAATTCTTTCATAGCACCTGCAACTGATGATctaaaagacgacaagcaattAATGT TTGAGGAATATGAGAGGACATGGGAGCAAGATGAAGAATTAGGTCTCCATGACATGGACACATCTTCTGCCGATGCTGCTTATGAATCAGCAAATACTAGTAGCAGTGAGTAA